One window from the genome of Atribacteraceae bacterium encodes:
- the carB gene encoding carbamoyl-phosphate synthase large subunit — protein MPKRTDIKRILVIGSGPIVIGQACEFDYSGTQGCKALKSEGYEVVLVNNNPATIMTDPEMADRTYIEPLVPEIIEKIIEREHPDSLLPTLGGQTALNLTIQLAEKGILGRHEVKVLGASPEAINKAENRGLFKEAMERIGIPVPLSDRANTVKEAVSVARRIGFPLVIRSSFTLGGTGGAIAYNIEEFEELAQRALEASLINEVLIEESVVGWKEFELEVMRDGRDNVVIICAIENLDPMGIHTGDSITVAPTQTLSQREYQKLRDLSLQAIREIGVDTGGCNIQFAVNPDDGRIVIIEMNPRVSRSSALASKATGFPIAKIAAKLAVGYTLDEIPNDITKKTPACFEPALDYCVVKIPRFTFEKFPETEARLGISMKSVGETMAIGRNFKEALQKGLRSLELGISGLEGVKNWVSFPESHRRELLREHLSTPNPERIFYLCEAFREGMSLDEVEKLTRINPWFLGQIAEIVAMERTLAIQRVRESIDPDLLRRAKECGFSDRQLSGLWKMNEMEIRKLRQSMGIRCVFKQVDTCAAEFAAETPYYYSTYEQECENHPSERKKVVILGAGPNRIGQGIEFDYCCVHATWGLRDLGYETIMVNSNPETVSTDYDTSDKLFFEPVYFEDVLNIIEREQPEGVILQLGGQTPLNLAGDLQKAGVRILGTSPENIDMAEDRDRFRKLVSKIGLKQPVNDVAVSFEGALSIARQIGYPVMVRPSYVLGGRAMRVVYADGELAEYVREAVAISPAHPVLIDKFLEDAIEVDADAISDGEKTVIAGILEHIEEAGVHSGDSACVLPPFSLSDEIMESIAHFTELLARELSVVGLMNVQFAVKDDEIYVLEVNPRASRTIPFISKATGIPFARLASQVMVGRKLREIGLTEAIKINHFAVKEAIFPFNRFPGVDPVLGPEMRSTGEVMGIDRDFGMSYAKSQISGQYRLPVEGKVFISVKNRDKRSIIFMAKKLRDLGFDLISTRGTGKVLINSGIAVDVVKKVGEGRPNIIDLIKNGEISLIINTPSGGRAQLESSSIRKEAVMRAVFCVTTL, from the coding sequence GTGCCCAAAAGAACTGATATCAAAAGAATTCTGGTTATCGGTTCTGGTCCTATCGTCATCGGCCAAGCCTGTGAATTTGACTATTCAGGAACTCAAGGATGCAAGGCCCTAAAAAGTGAAGGGTATGAGGTTGTTTTGGTTAACAACAATCCAGCGACGATTATGACTGATCCGGAAATGGCTGACCGAACATACATAGAACCTCTTGTCCCGGAAATTATCGAAAAAATCATCGAACGGGAACACCCTGATTCCCTCCTGCCGACCCTGGGTGGCCAGACGGCTTTGAACCTGACCATACAACTGGCCGAGAAAGGTATCCTTGGTCGTCATGAAGTCAAAGTTCTTGGTGCCTCACCGGAGGCGATAAACAAGGCTGAAAATCGGGGACTCTTCAAAGAAGCTATGGAGCGGATTGGAATCCCGGTTCCTTTAAGCGACCGGGCCAACACGGTGAAGGAAGCCGTTTCGGTTGCCCGTCGTATCGGATTTCCCCTGGTGATCCGCTCGAGTTTTACGCTGGGAGGAACCGGGGGCGCTATTGCCTATAATATTGAGGAATTCGAGGAACTAGCTCAACGGGCGCTTGAAGCGAGTTTGATCAATGAAGTTCTGATTGAGGAATCAGTCGTCGGCTGGAAGGAATTCGAATTGGAAGTTATGCGGGACGGCCGGGATAATGTTGTGATTATTTGTGCGATTGAAAATTTGGATCCCATGGGGATACATACCGGTGACAGCATCACCGTGGCCCCGACCCAAACCTTAAGCCAGCGGGAATACCAGAAACTGCGCGATCTTTCCCTGCAGGCTATTCGAGAGATTGGGGTCGATACCGGGGGCTGCAACATCCAGTTTGCCGTCAATCCGGACGACGGGCGGATCGTCATTATCGAGATGAATCCCCGGGTATCGCGAAGCTCTGCGCTGGCCTCCAAGGCAACTGGTTTTCCAATCGCCAAAATCGCCGCCAAGCTGGCTGTCGGGTATACTTTGGATGAGATCCCCAATGATATTACCAAAAAAACTCCGGCCTGCTTCGAACCGGCACTGGATTACTGCGTGGTCAAAATCCCGCGTTTTACCTTTGAGAAATTCCCGGAAACGGAAGCCAGGCTTGGGATATCCATGAAAAGCGTCGGTGAAACCATGGCCATCGGCCGAAACTTCAAGGAAGCTCTCCAAAAAGGACTGCGCTCACTGGAACTTGGTATATCCGGTCTGGAAGGGGTGAAGAACTGGGTCTCGTTTCCGGAATCCCATCGTCGGGAGCTACTTCGGGAACATTTATCGACACCAAATCCGGAGCGCATCTTTTATCTTTGTGAAGCCTTTCGCGAAGGCATGAGTTTGGACGAGGTCGAAAAACTGACCCGGATCAATCCCTGGTTCCTGGGTCAGATTGCAGAAATTGTCGCTATGGAACGAACTTTGGCTATACAACGGGTAAGAGAAAGTATCGATCCGGATCTCCTGCGGCGGGCCAAAGAGTGCGGGTTTTCAGACCGGCAACTTTCCGGTTTGTGGAAGATGAATGAAATGGAGATCAGGAAACTTCGTCAATCGATGGGAATTCGATGTGTTTTCAAACAGGTTGACACCTGCGCGGCTGAATTTGCGGCTGAGACGCCCTATTATTACTCGACTTACGAACAGGAGTGTGAAAACCATCCCTCGGAACGGAAAAAAGTCGTGATTCTGGGCGCCGGGCCGAACCGGATCGGACAGGGGATTGAGTTTGACTATTGCTGCGTACACGCGACTTGGGGCTTGCGGGATCTGGGATACGAGACCATTATGGTCAATAGCAACCCGGAAACGGTCAGTACCGACTATGACACCTCCGATAAGCTGTTTTTCGAGCCGGTTTATTTCGAGGACGTTCTCAATATTATCGAACGGGAACAACCGGAAGGCGTTATTCTCCAGCTCGGCGGTCAAACACCGCTGAATTTGGCCGGCGATCTTCAAAAAGCCGGTGTCCGTATTTTGGGGACGTCACCGGAGAACATCGACATGGCCGAAGATCGGGATCGCTTCAGGAAGCTGGTGAGCAAGATCGGCTTGAAACAGCCGGTAAACGATGTGGCGGTTTCTTTTGAGGGAGCACTCTCCATAGCGCGCCAGATTGGATATCCAGTCATGGTCAGGCCTTCTTACGTTTTGGGGGGACGAGCGATGCGGGTAGTCTATGCCGATGGTGAATTAGCCGAATATGTCCGGGAAGCGGTCGCTATTTCTCCCGCTCATCCGGTACTCATCGATAAATTCCTGGAAGATGCGATCGAAGTCGATGCTGACGCGATCAGTGATGGAGAAAAGACAGTGATCGCTGGAATCCTGGAGCACATCGAAGAAGCCGGCGTCCATTCCGGAGACAGTGCATGCGTTCTCCCGCCGTTTTCATTGAGTGATGAAATTATGGAGAGCATAGCACATTTTACCGAATTATTGGCTAGGGAGCTTTCGGTGGTTGGCCTGATGAATGTCCAGTTTGCCGTGAAAGACGATGAAATCTATGTTTTGGAAGTCAATCCCCGGGCATCCCGCACCATCCCTTTTATCAGTAAAGCCACTGGTATTCCATTTGCCCGGCTGGCCTCCCAGGTCATGGTCGGGAGGAAGCTTCGGGAAATCGGCTTGACCGAAGCAATAAAAATCAATCATTTTGCGGTAAAAGAGGCTATTTTCCCCTTTAACCGGTTTCCGGGAGTCGACCCGGTACTCGGTCCGGAGATGCGCTCAACCGGCGAAGTCATGGGTATTGATCGGGATTTTGGAATGAGCTATGCCAAATCACAAATCAGCGGTCAATACCGATTACCTGTCGAAGGGAAAGTTTTTATCAGTGTGAAAAACAGGGATAAACGCAGTATTATATTTATGGCCAAGAAACTCAGAGATTTGGGGTTTGACTTGATTTCCACTCGAGGCACAGGTAAAGTTTTGATCAATAGCGGAATAGCGGTGGATGTTGTGAAAAAGGTCGGGGAAGGGCGTCCGAACATCATCGATCTGATCAAAAATGGGGAGATATCCTTGATTATCAATACCCCTTCCGGAGGACGCGCCCAGCTGGAATCGAGTTCGATACGCAAAGAAGCGGTGATGAGGGCGGTCTTCTGCGTCACCACCCT